The Podospora bellae-mahoneyi strain CBS 112042 chromosome 7, whole genome shotgun sequence genomic sequence TAAGTCATCCTGAACTGATTGAAATTTCTTTTGCGCATTTGACTGACCGTCTGTAGGTTCCGGTATGCACCTCACCGTCACCATCCGAATCACctctggaaaagaaaatactGACCAAACCTAGGCACCCAGTCCTTCCCCTCGACCGACCGTCGCACTGGCCCCAGCTCGTATGGCAATAACACTAGCTACGGCAATGACCGGGGTATGTTGCACTGCTGCGATGTTGACGTTCACAAAGAAGAATCCTAATATTGTGTATCATAAAGGTTACCACTCGCTCCGCGACAACCTCCCCCAGGAGCTCCCCACCAAGCCTCCTTATACCGCTCATCTCGGCAACTTGTCGTATGATGCCACTGTCGAGAGTGTGACCGACTTCTTCCACGACTGCAACTGCGTCAACGTCCGCATTATCGAGGACCGCGAGCAGAACCGCCCCAAGGGCTTCGCCTATGCCGAGTTTGCTGATCTTGAGGGTCTCAAGACTGCTTTGACCCGCGACGGCCAGTCCTTCGAGGGTCGTAATATTCGTATCAAGGTTGCTGATCCTCGTAAGTTTATATCACATATACATGCCAAGTACCAACCAGCAAAGCTAACAGTCCTGTAGCCCGTGGTGGATTCGGCGACCGCACCGAGAGCTTTCGCGAGCTTGACTGGGGTGCCAAGAGAGGTCCCCTCGCTGACACTGGCGGCCGTAGCAACCGCGAGTTCGGCGACCGTAGACCTCCCCGTGAGTTCAACGACGAGAGGCCGGTTAGAGAGGCCAGAGAGATCAACTGGGAGAGACGGggccctcttccccctgCTGAGCGCCCAGAGTCTCGCGAGGGTGCTCGTGCccgcaacaccaccgacTTCAGCGCCGCTAGAAGGGCTTCCCCCGCCGCTTGGGGCCCCGGAGAAGGACGCCAAGGTGGAGATGGctctcgccctcctcgccgcgaGTTTGCCGAGCGCCCTGAGCGTCCCGAGCGTGTTCCTACCGCCgctgagaaggagatcaACTGGCGCAACAACATGCGTCCCGTCGAGCCAAAGTCTCGTGAGGGTAGCGAGGCTCCTGGTTCTCCCGCTGCCGCCCCCGCTGCGCAGCCAGCCGGTAGACCCAGACTGAACCTCACCAAGCGCACCGTTTCCGAGGCCCCCGATGTGATCTCGCCTGCCCCTACTTCCAAGTCGAACCCATTCGGTGCGGCCCGCCCCATCGACACTGCTGCCCGCGAGCGTGAGGTCGAGGAGAAACGCATCCGGGACAagcaggaggctgaggagagggccaaggctgagaaggaggccaaggaggccgctgccgccgaggctgctgagaaggccaaggccgaagaggctgctgctgcggaagCTGCTGCGGAAgctgctgagaaggccaaggctgatgccgaggccgccgctgctgctggtaccAAGCCAGAAGTccaggagggtgaaggtgagCAGAAGCTTCCCGTCAGAACTCGCGAGCCTCGTGAGTCTGCTCCCAAGTCCCGCGCCGCCGAGAGTGgcagctggagaagagccGGTGATGCCCCAGCCCGTGGCCCCCCCAGCGGTCCCCGTCGCAGTGGCGGTGCCCCCCGCGCACCCCGCCAGGATGGTGGACGCCCTCCTCGATCCAACGGAACCACCGATGCTCGCGGCCCATTGTCTCCCACCACCGAGAAGGCTCCCGCCAGCCCTGCTGTCGATGATGACGGCTGGACCACTGTTACCCAGCCGGTTAAGGGTCGCCGCGGCGGCAACCGGCCCCTTGCTTGATTGTATTATACCACACCACAACGCCCCCTCGCTTCTTTTCGATTCCCAGCACTGGCGCTTGCCCGTTTCCAACTGCATGTTTCGTCATTGCTTTGGATAGACGGGCATGGCGCTGACATCCGACCTCGTTCTCTCTTCCAGATGAGTGTCAGCCGCTAAAAGCTCTTTCCATCGATCACCATGCCGCTTTCTTCTTGGGGATGACGGATAAACCGCTTTTTCCCTGTCTGCCCTCCCTGGATGGACCGGCGCATTTGGGCGATCCCGACCGCGTTATGCCAAAAAAAGTAATGGGTTGTTCCTGCGTTTTTATTTCGATTTTTAGCCACGACGTTTTATGCACGGGAATGACACGCAACTTCTCGATTCTAGATTCGGGGCCCTCGCCTACTCGGGTGATGGGCTTTCAATGAAGGGTGTGTGGGGTTTCTGCTCGGTCGTCACAGCAGATTGTTTTTATTCTGCTTTTCCAATCGAGGAGCACAAAATGGCGTCTTGGCTTTTGGGAGGGAAACGGGATCCTTTTCTACTAGATATGGGTGGGAGGGAACCACGCAAGGGAAGGGGTCTACCGGATTTTTCTACCTGTTATTTATGAAGAGAGCTTTCCGTTGGTCATctctttgttgttttggtctTTTGGGGAAATAACACACATTTCCTTGTTTCATGTCATGTCTGCCTGCATTTGACCCGAAGCTGTTGTGTTGTCTTGTTCGTCAGGTTTTATTGTTTTCCATGTCTGAGGTGCTTGTGGGCGTCTGTCATGTTTTCGAACGTGACGAGTctagagatgggatggggtaTAATCTgtgaggatgatgttgagtGGATGGGTTTCATggcggatggtggaggtgggaggatgtGT encodes the following:
- the TIF3 gene encoding Eukaryotic translation initiation factor 4B (COG:A; EggNog:ENOG503NWTV), with the protein product MAPKKEKAQKLSLGEFLGETGGVSSWADEVEDTYGTQSFPSTDRRTGPSSYGNNTSYGNDRGYHSLRDNLPQELPTKPPYTAHLGNLSYDATVESVTDFFHDCNCVNVRIIEDREQNRPKGFAYAEFADLEGLKTALTRDGQSFEGRNIRIKVADPPRGGFGDRTESFRELDWGAKRGPLADTGGRSNREFGDRRPPREFNDERPVREAREINWERRGPLPPAERPESREGARARNTTDFSAARRASPAAWGPGEGRQGGDGSRPPRREFAERPERPERVPTAAEKEINWRNNMRPVEPKSREGSEAPGSPAAAPAAQPAGRPRLNLTKRTVSEAPDVISPAPTSKSNPFGAARPIDTAAREREVEEKRIRDKQEAEERAKAEKEAKEAAAAEAAEKAKAEEAAAAEAAAEAAEKAKADAEAAAAAGTKPEVQEGEGEQKLPVRTREPRESAPKSRAAESGSWRRAGDAPARGPPSGPRRSGGAPRAPRQDGGRPPRSNGTTDARGPLSPTTEKAPASPAVDDDGWTTVTQPVKGRRGGNRPLA